The Nycticebus coucang isolate mNycCou1 chromosome 2, mNycCou1.pri, whole genome shotgun sequence genome includes a window with the following:
- the S1PR3 gene encoding sphingosine 1-phosphate receptor 3 produces MEELTACECRAMATALPHRHPPVLGNETLKEHYNYVGKLAGRLQEAPEGSTLTTVLFLVICSFIVLENLMVLIAIWKNNKFHNRMYFFIGNLALCDLLAGIAYTVNILMSGRKTFSLSPTVWFLREGSMFVALGASTCSLLAIAIERHLTMIKMRPYDANKKHRVFLLIGMCWLIAFSLGALPILGWNCLHNLPDCSTILPLYSKKYIAFCISIFIAILVTIVILYARIYCLVKSSSRRVANHNNSERSMALLRTVVIVVSVFIACWSPLFILFLIDVACRVKVCPVLFKAQWFIVLAVLNSAMNPVIYTLASKEMRRAFFRLVCTCLLRGQGARASPTQPALDPSRSKSSSSNNSSHSPKVREDLPHAATSSCIADNQPLQNGILGK; encoded by the coding sequence ATGGAGGAGCTAACTGCCTGCGAATGCCGAGCCATGGCAACCGCCCTCCCGCACCGCCACCCGCCTGTCCTGGGCAATGAGACCCTAAAGGAGCATTACAACTACGTCGGGAAGCTGGCGGGCAGGCTGCAGGAGGCCCCTGAGGGCAGCACGCTCACCACCGTCCTCTTCTTGGTCATCTGCAGCTTCATCGTCTTGGAGAACCTGATGGTTTTGATTGCTATCtggaaaaacaataaatttcACAATCGCATGTACTTTTTCATCGGCAACTTGGCTCTCTGCGACCTGCTGGCCGGCATCGCCTACACGGTCAACATTCTGATGTCTGGTAGGAAGACATTCAGCCTGTCTCCGACGGTCTGGTTCCTGAGGGAGGGCAGCATGTTTGTGGCCCTCGGGGCGTCCACCTGCAGCTTGCTGGCCATTGCCATCGAGCGACACTTGACCATGATCAAGATGAGGCCTTACGATGCCAACAAGAAGCACCGCGTCTTCCTTCTGATCGGGATGTGCTGGCTCATCGCGTTTTCTCTGGGCGCCTTGCCCATCCTGGGCTGGAACTGCCTGCACAACCTCCCGGACTGCTCCACCATCCTGCCGCTCTACTCCAAGAAGTACATCGCCTTCTGCATCAGCATCTTCATAGCCATCTTGGTGACCATAGTGATCCTCTATGCGCGCATTTATTGCCTGGTAAAGTCCAGCAGCCGCAGGGTGGCCAACCACAACAACTCGGAGCGGTCCATGGCCCTGCTGCGCACAGTGGTGATCGTCGTGAGCGTCTTCATCGCCTGCTGGTCCCCACTCTTCATCCTATTCCTCATCGACGTGGCCTGCAGGGTGAAGGTGTGCCCGGTGCTGTTCAAGGCGCAGTGGTTCATCGTGCTGGCCGTGCTCAACTCCGCCATGAACCCGGTCATCTACACGCTGGCCAGCAAGGAGATGCGGCGTGCCTTCTTCCGTCTGGTCTGCACCTGCCTGCTCAGGGGCCAGGGCGCCCGTGCCTCACCCACCCAGCCCGCTCTTGACCCGAGCAGAAGCAAATcaagcagcagcaacaacagtaGCCACTCCCCGAAGGTCAGGGAAGACCTGCCCCACGCAGCCACCTCATCCTGCATCGCTGACAACCAACCACTGCAGAATGGGATCCTTGGCAAGTGA
- the LOC128576537 gene encoding LOW QUALITY PROTEIN: uncharacterized protein LOC128576537 (The sequence of the model RefSeq protein was modified relative to this genomic sequence to represent the inferred CDS: inserted 4 bases in 4 codons; substituted 3 bases at 3 genomic stop codons), producing the protein MQLNQGNTTLEPQPHHCKDSLPARPSPSSFPMHCWVSKDIGLCLFCSPFPFFLPLSCLHPLLXLSSPTGFSVIPCSRLAQXPAALVFLLPLGWSPTSHSTQALHLXQVPWPANPXTLHICMMFXLSWLITKPKPREEXQGVQHRASLCACAERNADXVRIDVSVCMYVYTYAIHIHKSWYKVAIFLAAIKCASFKSVHLLLANL; encoded by the exons ATGCAGCTGAACCAGGGAAACACAACGCTTGAGCCCCAACCACACCATTGCAAGGACAGCCTCCCCGCCAGgccttccccttcttctttcccCATGCACTGCTGGGTAAGTAAGGATATCGGTCTATGCTTGTTTTgttctccctttcccttcttcttaCCTTTATCCTGCCTCCACCCTCTTC TCTTATCTTCCCCTACTGGCTTCTCTGTCATTCCCTGCAGCAGACTTGCCC ACCCCGCTGCCCTCGTGTTCCTGCTCCCTCTGGGCTGGAGCCCCACATCCCACAGCACCCAGGCCCTTCATCTATAGCAGGTTCCATGGCCTGCCAATCCCTAAACTCTTCACATTTGTATGATGTTCTAGTTATCCTGGTTGATTACAAAGCCAAAGCCAAGGGAAG CCCAAGGTGTCCAGCACAGAGCCAGTTTGTGTGCGTGCGCAGAGAGGAATGCAG CAGTCCGGATCGATGTAagtgtatgcatgtatgtatatacatatgcaaTTCACATTCACAAGTCCTGGTATAAAGTTGCAATTTTTCTGGCTGCTATAAAATGTGCCAGTTTTAAAAGTGTGCATTTGTTGCTTGCAaacttataa